A window of the Cystobacter fuscus genome harbors these coding sequences:
- a CDS encoding ABC transporter permease — MRRLISTLLSGVGALLLVSLFLHLVPGDPIDVMLGEQATQVDREALRRAVGLDEPIPVQLWHFTRELFTGELRTSLPPFQKKVMPAIGAALPFTLVLALAALCVACVLALPLGVLAASRRGTWVDAAAMSAAVVGVALPRFWLGPVLLLVFSLRLDWLPVSGAGSWRHLVLPAFTLGTALAAFLARMTRASLLEALREDYITVARAQGLSARRVLWRHALRNALLPLLTVLGLEFGALLGGAIVTEKVFAWPGMGTLLLSAIERRDYNTVRATVLVFTGCFLLVNALTDMAYALADPRLRRRA; from the coding sequence ATGAGGCGGCTCATCTCCACGCTGCTCTCGGGCGTGGGCGCGCTGCTGCTCGTCTCGCTCTTCCTCCACCTCGTGCCGGGAGACCCCATCGACGTGATGCTCGGCGAGCAGGCCACCCAGGTGGACCGCGAGGCGCTGCGCCGCGCGGTGGGCCTCGACGAGCCCATCCCCGTGCAGCTCTGGCACTTCACGAGGGAGCTGTTCACCGGCGAGCTGCGCACCTCGCTGCCTCCCTTCCAGAAGAAGGTGATGCCCGCCATTGGCGCGGCCCTGCCCTTCACGCTGGTGCTCGCGCTCGCGGCCCTTTGCGTGGCTTGCGTGCTGGCCCTTCCGCTCGGGGTGCTCGCCGCGTCGCGCCGGGGTACCTGGGTGGACGCCGCCGCCATGAGCGCGGCGGTGGTGGGCGTGGCCCTGCCTCGCTTCTGGCTCGGGCCCGTGCTGCTGCTCGTCTTCTCCCTGCGGCTCGACTGGCTGCCCGTGTCCGGAGCCGGCTCCTGGCGCCACCTCGTGTTGCCCGCCTTCACGCTGGGCACCGCGCTCGCCGCCTTCCTCGCACGCATGACGCGCGCGAGCCTCCTGGAAGCGCTGCGCGAGGACTACATCACCGTCGCCCGGGCCCAGGGACTCAGCGCCCGGCGCGTGCTCTGGCGCCACGCCCTGCGCAATGCCCTCCTGCCGCTGCTCACCGTGCTGGGGCTCGAGTTCGGCGCCCTGCTGGGCGGGGCCATCGTCACCGAGAAGGTGTTCGCCTGGCCCGGCATGGGCACCCTGCTGCTGTCCGCCATCGAGCGGCGCGACTACAACACCGTGCGCGCCACCGTGCTCGTCTTCACCGGCTGCTTCCTGCTCGTCAACGCGCTCACCGACATGGCCTACGCGCTCGCCGACCCGAGGCTGCGGAGGCGCGCATGA
- a CDS encoding ABC transporter substrate-binding protein — protein MAFVMALVVTLGSGCRAEPPLEGITVLIEAPPDSLDSRLALTAMGQRLSQLLTPGLVTVDDSGRPVPDLAESFQELSPTLVEFTLRPGLTFHDGNPLTAWDVKATYDSVREPALASPRAERYSALEWVEVKNARTVRFHLRQPFAPLLADLSLGILPARRASAAFKQAQDEAPVGAGPFRFESQPDEEHLALVPFAGYFRGAPAIPRLHFRVVRDETTRVLELLKGRADLVLNALSPATLPALEREPSLRVLTRPGTGLAYLGMNLREGALADARVRRALCHLIDVEPLVTYKLHGLARPAQGLLPRTNWAWAPVSGCRYAPEEAARLLDEAGYPDPDGPGGAPRLTLQLKTSTDRLRRSIALVLREQLGRGGVAVEVRSLEFATFFNDVRRGNFELFTLKWASVVEPDLMRGAYHSANVPSEKNHFGGLNRGALEDAALDALLDEASRVPTPERLRLYARAQERLDELVPVVPLWHEDSVAVVSRRLQDFEPSPHGFFTPLARARQVGP, from the coding sequence ATGGCGTTCGTCATGGCGCTCGTCGTCACGCTCGGGAGCGGCTGCCGCGCCGAGCCTCCCCTCGAGGGCATCACCGTGCTCATCGAGGCGCCGCCGGACAGCCTCGACAGCCGGCTCGCGCTCACGGCGATGGGCCAGCGTCTGTCCCAGTTGCTCACCCCGGGCCTCGTCACCGTCGATGACAGCGGCAGGCCCGTGCCCGACCTCGCCGAGTCCTTCCAGGAGCTGAGCCCCACGCTCGTGGAGTTCACCCTGCGACCGGGACTCACCTTCCACGACGGCAACCCCCTCACCGCCTGGGACGTGAAGGCCACCTATGACAGCGTGAGGGAGCCCGCGCTCGCGAGCCCCCGGGCCGAGCGCTACTCGGCACTCGAGTGGGTGGAGGTGAAGAACGCGCGCACGGTGCGCTTCCACCTGCGCCAGCCCTTCGCGCCCCTGCTGGCGGACCTGTCCCTGGGCATCCTCCCGGCCCGGCGCGCGTCGGCCGCCTTCAAGCAGGCCCAGGACGAGGCTCCCGTGGGCGCGGGCCCCTTCCGCTTCGAGTCCCAGCCGGACGAGGAGCACCTGGCGCTCGTGCCCTTCGCGGGCTACTTCCGGGGCGCGCCCGCCATCCCCCGGCTGCACTTCCGCGTGGTGCGCGACGAGACGACCCGCGTGCTGGAGCTGCTCAAGGGCCGCGCGGACCTCGTCCTCAACGCGCTCTCCCCCGCCACCCTGCCCGCCCTGGAGCGAGAGCCCTCCCTGCGCGTGCTCACCCGGCCGGGCACGGGCCTCGCCTACCTGGGCATGAACCTGCGCGAGGGGGCCCTCGCCGACGCGCGCGTGCGCCGCGCCCTCTGCCACCTCATCGACGTGGAGCCGCTCGTCACCTACAAGCTGCACGGCCTCGCCCGGCCCGCCCAGGGCCTGCTGCCGCGCACGAACTGGGCCTGGGCCCCCGTCTCCGGCTGCCGATACGCCCCGGAGGAGGCGGCCCGGCTGCTCGACGAAGCGGGCTACCCGGATCCGGATGGCCCCGGCGGCGCTCCCCGGCTCACGCTCCAGCTCAAGACGAGCACCGACCGGCTGCGCCGCTCCATCGCGCTCGTGCTGCGCGAGCAACTGGGCCGCGGCGGCGTGGCCGTGGAGGTGCGCTCGCTCGAGTTCGCCACCTTCTTCAACGACGTGCGCCGGGGCAACTTCGAGCTCTTCACCCTCAAGTGGGCCTCCGTCGTCGAGCCGGACCTGATGCGCGGCGCGTACCACTCGGCCAACGTGCCCTCGGAGAAGAACCACTTCGGCGGGCTCAACCGGGGGGCGCTCGAGGACGCGGCGCTCGACGCCCTGCTCGACGAGGCCAGCCGAGTCCCCACTCCCGAGCGCCTGCGCCTCTACGCCCGCGCCCAGGAGCGCCTGGACGAACTCGTCCCCGTGGTGCCGCTGTGGCACGAGGACTCGGTGGCCGTCGTCTCCCGGCGCCTCCAGGACTTCGAGCCGAGCCCCCATGGCTTCTTCACCCCGCTCGCGCGCGCCCGCCAGGTGGGGCCATGA
- a CDS encoding SDR family oxidoreductase has translation MDKATGVALVTGGNRGLGFEVCRQLGQRGMRVLLSARDIAEGARATAALREEGLEVSFEPLDVTSEESIAQLTDRLGRQELRLAALVNNAGIALEGFNADVVERTIAVNFTGVLRVTEHLLPLMGEHGRIVMVSSGMGVLEGLAPALRQRIDPPPSKDALVAWVDEFAEAVRAGQYEQKGWPGSAYRVSKLGLNALTRLLAEELRPRHLLVNAVCPGWVRTRMGGPRATRDVEQGADTLVWAALLPPDGPTGRLFRDRQPIAW, from the coding sequence ATGGACAAGGCAACGGGAGTGGCGCTCGTGACGGGCGGCAACCGGGGACTGGGGTTCGAGGTCTGCCGGCAGCTCGGTCAGCGGGGCATGCGGGTGTTGCTCTCGGCTCGGGACATCGCCGAGGGGGCCAGGGCCACCGCCGCGCTGCGTGAGGAGGGCCTCGAGGTGAGCTTCGAGCCCCTGGACGTCACCTCCGAGGAGAGCATCGCCCAGCTCACGGATCGGCTCGGACGTCAGGAACTGCGGCTCGCGGCGCTCGTCAACAACGCGGGCATCGCCCTGGAGGGCTTCAACGCGGATGTCGTCGAGCGCACGATCGCCGTGAACTTCACGGGCGTGTTGCGCGTCACCGAACACCTGCTGCCGCTCATGGGGGAACACGGCCGCATCGTCATGGTGTCCAGTGGGATGGGCGTGCTGGAGGGCCTGGCTCCCGCCCTGCGCCAGCGCATCGATCCACCCCCCTCGAAGGACGCGCTGGTCGCCTGGGTGGACGAGTTCGCCGAGGCCGTGCGCGCCGGCCAGTATGAGCAGAAGGGCTGGCCAGGCTCGGCCTACCGCGTCTCGAAGTTGGGCCTCAACGCGCTTACCCGGCTGCTCGCCGAGGAGTTGAGACCCCGGCACCTGCTCGTCAACGCCGTCTGTCCGGGCTGGGTGCGCACGCGCATGGGCGGACCCCGGGCCACGCGGGATGTGGAACAGGGAGCCGACACCCTCGTGTGGGCGGCGCTCCTCCCTCCCGATGGACCCACCGGACGGCTGTTCCGGGATCGCCAGCCCATCGCCTGGTAG
- the dacB gene encoding D-alanyl-D-alanine carboxypeptidase/D-alanyl-D-alanine-endopeptidase: protein MQVPRARTLLAVTIAIFVAHPRVSAAADDKKRAEREALKASLLQVLQRDPLNASRVGVHMMSLDDGSVVFSHNADELLNPASNVKLVTSAAALSTLGPEFRFETEFLVEAESDGLKAKTLYVRGKGDPSITTERLYGMVGDLFHTGLREVQDIVVDEAWFDDERTPPGYDQEDSDRAYMAPTGALSLNWNAVGVFLRPGERLGAKGVVEIEPPSDYFVVENALTTGDRRARRFSVSSDAAGAQQKIIVRGLVPEAGGAMSVYKKIDNPPLYFGQTLKQMLVARGVKVKGKVKAGLTPQRAKLVFVAHSDTFDIVLKRLNKLSSNFIAETLLKTMGAEARGAPGSFAKGLDVVEDFLAREVGIPRGTYVMKNGSGLNDANRFSATQLDRILRYMYERFPLAPEYLSSLGIAGKDGTLRYRFDGTEAVGRLRAKTGTLENVSALSGYVQAAGGEKFIFSMMVNDYPGRSGPVVRGLDALGTAVASVGSTMGPGRAVAELASGEKSSSPMGEMSSRVKTYLALSSQHDPRNIGFLRTAWRSERDPAVRAVVAEGLYQSNPQDYLGVRTLLDSYSAGSEVYGRLRTVARELSVGVPGLGSLVELAASGNVEALSRVAELAGASAGDNLAEGEMAEGLGAIARSAPEDLVQALRVASDKDREAATTLLARGLVQTGEAEHPFWKALRKSLGASDPKVAEFSRSLEGLMSRKVAEAKAPRAEPPLGNPVLASPPVIGSGLSETRPGG, encoded by the coding sequence GTGCAGGTCCCCCGAGCCAGAACCCTCTTGGCCGTGACGATTGCCATTTTCGTCGCCCATCCGCGCGTGAGTGCCGCCGCGGATGACAAGAAGCGCGCCGAGCGCGAGGCCCTCAAGGCGTCGTTGTTGCAGGTGCTGCAGCGCGACCCCCTCAACGCCAGCCGTGTGGGCGTCCACATGATGAGCCTCGACGACGGCTCGGTGGTGTTCAGCCACAACGCGGACGAGCTGCTCAACCCCGCCTCCAACGTGAAGCTCGTCACCTCGGCGGCGGCGCTCTCCACGCTCGGGCCCGAGTTCCGTTTCGAGACCGAGTTCCTCGTGGAGGCGGAGTCCGATGGTCTCAAGGCCAAGACGCTCTACGTGCGAGGCAAGGGAGACCCCTCCATCACCACCGAGCGCCTGTACGGCATGGTGGGCGACCTGTTCCACACGGGCCTGCGCGAGGTGCAGGACATCGTCGTGGACGAGGCGTGGTTCGACGACGAGCGCACCCCGCCGGGGTATGACCAGGAGGACTCGGACCGGGCCTACATGGCTCCCACGGGAGCCCTGAGCCTGAACTGGAACGCGGTGGGTGTCTTCCTGCGTCCCGGTGAGCGCCTGGGCGCCAAGGGCGTGGTGGAGATCGAGCCGCCCAGCGACTACTTCGTGGTGGAGAACGCGCTCACCACGGGCGACCGGCGGGCGCGCCGCTTCTCGGTGTCGTCGGACGCGGCGGGCGCGCAGCAGAAGATCATCGTGCGCGGCCTGGTGCCCGAGGCCGGCGGCGCCATGAGCGTGTACAAGAAGATCGACAACCCGCCGCTCTACTTCGGCCAGACGCTCAAGCAGATGCTGGTGGCGCGGGGCGTCAAGGTGAAGGGCAAGGTGAAGGCGGGGCTGACGCCGCAGCGCGCGAAGCTCGTGTTCGTGGCGCACTCGGACACCTTCGACATCGTGCTCAAGCGGCTCAACAAGCTGTCGAGCAACTTCATCGCCGAGACGCTCCTCAAGACGATGGGCGCGGAGGCGCGGGGCGCTCCGGGCTCGTTCGCCAAGGGGCTGGACGTGGTGGAGGACTTCCTCGCGCGCGAGGTGGGCATCCCCCGTGGCACCTACGTGATGAAGAACGGCAGCGGACTCAACGACGCCAACCGCTTCTCCGCCACGCAGCTCGACCGGATCCTCCGCTACATGTACGAGCGCTTCCCGCTCGCGCCCGAGTACCTGTCCTCGCTGGGCATCGCCGGCAAGGACGGCACGCTCAGGTACCGCTTCGATGGCACCGAGGCGGTGGGCCGGCTGCGCGCCAAGACGGGCACGCTGGAGAACGTGTCGGCGCTCAGTGGCTACGTGCAGGCGGCGGGCGGCGAGAAGTTCATCTTCTCCATGATGGTGAACGACTACCCGGGCCGCTCGGGACCGGTGGTGCGGGGCCTGGACGCGCTGGGCACGGCGGTGGCCTCGGTGGGCTCGACGATGGGCCCCGGGCGCGCGGTGGCCGAGCTCGCCAGCGGCGAGAAGTCCAGCAGCCCCATGGGCGAGATGAGCAGCCGGGTGAAGACGTACCTCGCCCTGAGCAGCCAGCATGATCCGCGCAACATCGGCTTCCTGCGCACGGCGTGGCGCAGCGAGCGCGACCCGGCGGTGCGCGCGGTGGTGGCCGAGGGCCTCTACCAGTCCAATCCCCAGGATTACCTCGGGGTGCGCACGCTCCTGGACAGCTACTCGGCGGGCTCGGAGGTGTACGGCCGGCTGCGCACGGTGGCGCGGGAGTTGTCGGTGGGGGTGCCGGGGCTGGGCAGCCTCGTGGAGCTCGCCGCGAGCGGCAACGTCGAGGCGCTCTCGCGCGTCGCCGAGCTGGCCGGGGCGTCCGCCGGCGACAACCTCGCCGAGGGGGAGATGGCCGAGGGCCTGGGTGCCATCGCCCGCTCGGCGCCCGAGGATCTGGTGCAGGCGCTGCGCGTCGCGAGCGACAAGGATCGCGAGGCGGCCACCACGCTGCTCGCGCGCGGCCTCGTGCAGACCGGCGAGGCGGAGCACCCCTTCTGGAAGGCGCTGCGCAAGAGCCTGGGCGCGTCGGATCCCAAGGTGGCGGAGTTCTCCCGCTCGCTCGAGGGCCTGATGTCGCGCAAGGTCGCCGAGGCCAAGGCCCCCCGGGCCGAGCCGCCCCTGGGCAACCCTGTCCTGGCCTCGCCGCCCGTCATCGGCAGCGGCCTCTCGGAGACCCGTCCCGGCGGGTGA
- the ssb gene encoding single-stranded DNA-binding protein, which translates to MAGGVNKVILIGNLGADPEVRFTPGGQAVANFRIATSDNWTDKSGQKQERTEWHRIVVWGKLAELCGEYLKKGRQCYIEGRLQTREWTDKENRKNYTTEVVANAVTFLGGRDGAGMGGGGGGGGGGRGGGYSQQRGGGGGGGQSQGGGYDDYGAPPMDDGGGPMGGGHGGDDDIPF; encoded by the coding sequence ATGGCTGGAGGCGTCAACAAGGTCATCCTCATTGGCAACCTGGGGGCGGACCCGGAAGTGCGCTTCACCCCGGGCGGACAGGCGGTGGCCAACTTCCGCATCGCGACCAGCGACAACTGGACCGACAAGAGCGGCCAGAAGCAGGAGCGCACCGAGTGGCACCGCATCGTGGTGTGGGGAAAGCTCGCGGAGCTGTGCGGTGAGTATTTGAAGAAGGGCCGCCAGTGCTACATCGAGGGCCGTCTGCAGACGCGCGAGTGGACGGACAAGGAGAACCGCAAGAACTACACCACCGAGGTGGTGGCCAACGCGGTGACCTTCCTCGGGGGCCGTGACGGAGCGGGCATGGGTGGTGGTGGCGGCGGTGGTGGTGGGGGCCGCGGTGGCGGCTACTCGCAGCAGCGCGGCGGCGGTGGTGGCGGTGGCCAGTCCCAGGGCGGCGGCTACGACGACTACGGCGCTCCTCCCATGGACGATGGCGGTGGCCCCATGGGCGGCGGCCACGGCGGGGACGACGACATCCCGTTCTAG
- a CDS encoding succinate dehydrogenase: protein MSTQAATADALPQKTPFIQSRLGSFLAVVPLSIWVVNHLWDNLAAFQGAQAWQSAVTEYKHPYSMIFTFIIVLLPLLIHTAWGVARLFSFRPNLGAYPNYGNLKYILQRAAALGVLGFIGAHMWLAFLQPRLVHGAAEPFAAIAYEMRWHTPTIVVYVLGILGTAYHLANGLQGFAMGWGLLASERSMRRFEPWSIVLFLVLLAMGWGVLFAMYQAGGTQAVIDARNAIVQTQGDMH, encoded by the coding sequence ATGAGCACCCAAGCCGCTACCGCCGACGCCCTTCCCCAGAAGACGCCCTTCATCCAGTCCCGTCTGGGCTCGTTCCTCGCCGTGGTGCCGCTGAGCATCTGGGTGGTGAACCACCTGTGGGACAACCTCGCCGCGTTCCAGGGCGCCCAGGCCTGGCAGTCCGCGGTGACCGAGTACAAGCACCCGTACTCGATGATCTTCACCTTCATCATCGTGCTGCTGCCGCTGCTCATCCACACCGCGTGGGGCGTGGCGCGGCTGTTCAGCTTCCGGCCCAACCTGGGCGCCTACCCCAACTACGGCAACCTCAAGTACATCCTCCAGCGCGCCGCGGCCCTGGGCGTGCTCGGCTTCATCGGGGCCCACATGTGGCTGGCCTTCCTCCAGCCGCGGCTGGTGCACGGCGCGGCCGAGCCCTTCGCCGCCATCGCCTACGAGATGCGCTGGCACACGCCCACCATCGTCGTCTACGTGCTCGGCATCCTCGGCACCGCGTACCACCTGGCCAACGGCCTCCAGGGCTTCGCCATGGGCTGGGGCCTCTTGGCCAGTGAGCGCTCCATGCGCCGCTTCGAGCCGTGGTCCATCGTCCTCTTCCTGGTGCTGCTCGCCATGGGCTGGGGCGTGCTCTTCGCCATGTACCAGGCCGGTGGCACCCAGGCCGTCATCGACGCGCGCAACGCCATCGTCCAGACGCAGGGCGACATGCACTGA
- a CDS encoding Hsp33 family molecular chaperone HslO produces MADELVSGLLKETDLRVVLVTASDLARRARELHRSASASASLMAQALTAGALLGSLQKNDSRINLQVECDGPLRGLFVDGDGAGVVRGYAKNPLVSHVGAEGEYHWRPALGNKGFLSVLRDLGGGEQYRSAVELESFDLGSDLERYFRISDQLPTRVYLSVQPLSQGGQVEPLGLVAGMLLQPLPQGDMEAFRTLGERLARDFESAVRAHASQGTSALLKALVAQPDLEVMSRYPVSFTCSCSKERVKRALMTLGQAELEDILATDGKAEADCHFCTMHYVITGEEIRGLLGEMEASTS; encoded by the coding sequence ATGGCCGATGAACTCGTCAGTGGTTTGTTGAAGGAGACCGACCTGCGCGTGGTGCTCGTCACCGCGAGCGACCTGGCCCGCCGGGCGCGCGAGCTGCACCGCTCGGCGTCGGCGTCGGCCTCGCTGATGGCGCAGGCCCTCACCGCCGGGGCCCTGCTCGGCTCGTTGCAGAAGAATGACTCGCGCATCAACCTCCAGGTGGAGTGCGATGGCCCCCTGCGCGGCCTCTTCGTGGATGGGGATGGGGCGGGGGTGGTGCGGGGCTACGCCAAGAATCCCCTCGTGTCGCACGTGGGCGCCGAGGGCGAGTACCATTGGCGTCCGGCGCTCGGGAACAAGGGCTTCCTGTCCGTGCTGCGCGACCTGGGGGGGGGCGAACAGTACCGCTCGGCGGTGGAGCTGGAGAGCTTCGACCTGGGGAGTGACCTGGAGCGCTACTTCCGCATCTCGGATCAGCTCCCCACGCGGGTCTACCTCTCGGTGCAGCCGCTGTCCCAGGGCGGGCAGGTCGAGCCGCTGGGACTCGTGGCCGGCATGCTCCTGCAGCCGCTGCCGCAGGGGGACATGGAGGCCTTCCGGACACTGGGGGAGCGGCTCGCCCGGGACTTCGAGTCCGCGGTGCGGGCGCACGCCTCCCAGGGCACGAGCGCGCTGCTCAAGGCGCTGGTGGCCCAGCCGGACCTGGAGGTGATGTCGCGCTACCCGGTGTCCTTCACGTGCAGTTGTAGCAAGGAGCGGGTCAAGCGCGCGCTGATGACCCTGGGCCAGGCGGAGCTGGAGGACATCCTCGCCACGGATGGCAAGGCCGAGGCCGACTGCCACTTCTGCACGATGCACTACGTCATCACCGGGGAGGAGATTCGCGGCCTGCTCGGGGAGATGGAGGCCTCCACGAGCTGA
- a CDS encoding phosphoribosyltransferase — protein sequence MATKRATPKVTKGKPSQKQVEKLVSIPPDVVLAPQVEAPRHATGRDQSRARTQVQELTWAQFDRAVQTLALAIRQSYSPAAVVGVAHGGVFVGGALSSALGAEFFPVRISRRSRDKGQAKPKLSGEMPRELKGKRVLIVDDVVASGDTLALAVAMARKVGAREVSTAALVSRPGGFEPDFFALSTDALVVFPWDYEDVAEDGRFDVDPDKAGA from the coding sequence GTGGCCACCAAGCGGGCAACACCCAAGGTCACCAAGGGCAAGCCCTCCCAGAAACAGGTGGAGAAACTCGTCTCCATTCCACCCGACGTGGTGCTCGCGCCCCAGGTGGAAGCCCCCCGTCATGCCACCGGGCGCGACCAGTCGCGTGCCAGGACCCAGGTGCAGGAGCTGACGTGGGCGCAGTTCGATCGCGCCGTGCAGACGCTCGCGCTCGCCATCCGCCAGTCGTACTCGCCCGCGGCCGTGGTGGGCGTGGCGCATGGGGGCGTGTTCGTGGGCGGGGCGCTGTCCAGCGCCCTGGGCGCCGAGTTCTTCCCGGTGCGCATCAGCCGCCGCAGCCGGGACAAGGGCCAGGCCAAGCCGAAGCTGAGCGGGGAGATGCCGCGCGAGCTCAAGGGCAAGCGGGTGCTCATCGTGGACGACGTGGTGGCCAGCGGCGACACGCTGGCGCTGGCCGTGGCGATGGCGCGCAAGGTGGGGGCCCGCGAGGTGAGCACCGCGGCGCTGGTGTCCCGGCCGGGTGGCTTCGAGCCGGACTTCTTCGCGCTGTCCACCGACGCCCTGGTCGTCTTTCCGTGGGACTACGAGGACGTCGCCGAGGACGGGCGCTTCGACGTGGACCCGGACAAGGCGGGGGCGTGA
- the selB gene encoding selenocysteine-specific translation elongation factor, producing the protein MIIGTAGHIDHGKTSLVKALTGIDTDRLKEEKRRGITLELGFAHLALGEGQVAGVVDVPGHERFVKAMAAGAGGVDLAVLVVAADEGVMPQTREHLDICRLLGVKAGVVALTKADLLPGLGAEWRALVDADVATLVAGTFLEGRPVVPVSSRTGEGLEALRAALVEVSRDVPARGVDGPAFLPVDRAFSLKGFGTVVTGTLLSGAFAAEDSASLLPGLAGPWRVRGVQRHGEGVPRVVAGQRAAVNLVGVEAEAVARGAVLVHAGEVSETSMLDVELSLLAAAPEALPRRRKLLLHLGTAQAEATVALLDLERLEPGETGLAQLRLATPVAALPGQRFILRGPRALPGRGATLAGGRVLSISPPRRRRGGAGVVAPLLEADPGTQVAWLLRQAGYRGLTWKELFARSALASRVLSRALETLGARGAALLVDKERRLYLSGEVFEGMRARALALLDAFHEREPLREGLSREELRQRLSGELEARVFSRLVQTLVEAGKVEVERETVRRVGRGRTLSLDEDAARTRLVADLGAAGLAPPTLHELAERLRLPVPRVRELLRVAVAEGRAVGVSEELYFDAGALAGLKERLVAYLRDKSDISTQAFKELVGQSRKFVIPLSEYFDREKVTLRVGEKRVLRRA; encoded by the coding sequence ATGATCATCGGCACCGCGGGGCACATCGATCACGGCAAGACGTCCCTGGTCAAGGCGCTTACCGGAATCGACACGGATCGGCTGAAGGAGGAGAAGCGCCGGGGCATCACCCTGGAGCTGGGCTTCGCGCACCTCGCGCTGGGCGAGGGGCAGGTGGCGGGCGTGGTGGACGTGCCCGGCCACGAGCGCTTCGTGAAGGCGATGGCGGCGGGGGCCGGCGGGGTGGACCTGGCGGTGCTGGTGGTGGCGGCGGACGAGGGGGTGATGCCCCAGACGCGCGAGCACCTGGACATCTGCCGGCTGCTGGGCGTGAAGGCCGGAGTGGTGGCGCTCACCAAGGCGGATCTGCTTCCGGGGCTGGGCGCGGAGTGGCGCGCGCTGGTGGACGCGGACGTGGCCACGCTGGTGGCGGGCACCTTCCTCGAGGGCCGTCCCGTGGTGCCCGTCTCGTCGCGCACGGGCGAGGGGCTCGAGGCGCTGCGGGCCGCGCTCGTCGAGGTCTCCAGGGACGTGCCCGCGCGCGGCGTGGACGGCCCCGCCTTCCTGCCGGTGGACCGGGCCTTCAGCTTGAAGGGCTTTGGCACGGTGGTGACGGGCACGCTCTTGTCGGGGGCCTTCGCGGCGGAGGACTCCGCTTCCCTGCTGCCGGGCCTCGCCGGACCCTGGCGTGTGCGCGGAGTGCAGCGGCATGGCGAGGGGGTGCCGCGGGTGGTGGCCGGGCAGCGCGCGGCGGTGAACCTCGTGGGCGTGGAGGCCGAGGCCGTCGCGCGGGGCGCGGTGTTGGTGCACGCGGGCGAGGTGTCCGAGACGTCCATGTTGGACGTGGAGCTGAGCCTGTTGGCCGCGGCGCCCGAGGCGCTGCCCCGGCGCCGCAAGCTCCTCCTTCACCTGGGCACGGCGCAGGCGGAGGCCACGGTGGCGCTGTTGGACCTGGAGCGGTTGGAGCCGGGCGAGACGGGGCTCGCGCAGCTACGGCTGGCGACGCCCGTGGCGGCGCTGCCCGGCCAGCGCTTCATCCTCCGGGGTCCGCGCGCGCTGCCGGGCCGGGGTGCCACGCTGGCCGGGGGGCGGGTGTTGTCCATCTCGCCTCCGCGCCGGCGCAGGGGCGGGGCCGGGGTGGTGGCGCCCCTGCTGGAGGCGGACCCGGGCACCCAGGTGGCGTGGCTCTTGAGACAGGCGGGCTACCGGGGCCTCACCTGGAAGGAACTCTTCGCCCGCTCCGCCCTGGCGTCCCGGGTGTTGTCGCGGGCGCTGGAGACGCTCGGCGCGCGGGGCGCGGCGCTACTGGTGGACAAGGAGCGGCGGCTCTACCTTTCGGGCGAGGTGTTCGAGGGGATGCGGGCGCGGGCCCTGGCGCTGCTCGACGCCTTCCACGAGCGCGAGCCCTTGCGCGAGGGGCTGTCGAGGGAGGAGCTGCGCCAGCGCCTGTCGGGCGAGCTCGAGGCCCGGGTGTTCTCCCGGCTGGTGCAGACGTTGGTGGAGGCGGGCAAGGTGGAGGTGGAGCGCGAGACGGTGAGGCGGGTGGGGCGGGGCCGCACGTTGTCCCTGGATGAGGACGCGGCGCGCACGCGGCTGGTGGCGGACCTGGGGGCGGCGGGGCTCGCTCCGCCCACGCTCCACGAGCTGGCCGAGCGGCTGCGCCTGCCCGTGCCCCGGGTGAGGGAGCTGCTGCGGGTGGCGGTGGCGGAGGGCCGGGCGGTGGGGGTGAGCGAGGAACTCTACTTCGACGCGGGCGCGCTGGCTGGCCTCAAGGAGAGGCTCGTTGCCTACCTGCGCGACAAGAGCGACATTTCCACCCAGGCGTTCAAGGAGTTGGTGGGGCAGAGCCGGAAGTTCGTCATTCCCCTCTCGGAGTACTTCGATCGCGAGAAGGTCACGCTTCGTGTCGGAGAGAAACGGGTGCTGCGGCGCGCATGA